In Aerosakkonema funiforme FACHB-1375, one genomic interval encodes:
- a CDS encoding pentapeptide repeat-containing protein yields MITPDNQSAWVELLSQDIPAFNIEINKIPVSERLMFRDANLAGLDISQANIKHCDLTGTNLAGSSVSGLALSRCRLQETQLENVQLDDDYWEPVITQIQMLWRDVDEWNAFRRTGRPAILESANFTGADLGCANLSNMTFTTARFDGARLGGCNLNDTSFIGASLVNTDCTNLRATSVNFEDAVLDGIRFDRAELRFCKMRKASAVGASFILASLMGADMHGIKAFRTCWDGAMLDRVLLFDAHLDGSSFRNAKLTNCNLIDASLIACVFDYAEAIDNKMTDAITAGASFVGVRGAIGL; encoded by the coding sequence ATGATAACACCAGATAATCAGTCAGCTTGGGTCGAACTTCTGAGTCAAGATATTCCCGCTTTTAACATCGAAATCAACAAAATTCCAGTTTCAGAACGTCTGATGTTTCGCGATGCTAATCTGGCTGGACTCGACATTTCCCAAGCGAACATAAAACACTGCGACCTAACTGGTACAAATCTAGCTGGTAGCTCGGTGTCGGGATTGGCTCTTTCTCGGTGTAGACTCCAAGAAACTCAACTTGAAAATGTTCAATTAGATGATGATTATTGGGAACCTGTAATTACTCAGATTCAGATGTTGTGGCGCGATGTCGATGAATGGAATGCTTTTCGGCGTACTGGGCGACCAGCTATTCTTGAAAGTGCAAACTTTACTGGAGCAGACTTAGGTTGTGCAAATCTCAGTAACATGACTTTCACTACAGCACGTTTTGATGGTGCGCGTCTGGGTGGTTGCAATCTAAATGATACATCTTTTATCGGTGCATCTCTTGTCAATACTGACTGCACGAATTTACGTGCCACATCGGTCAACTTCGAGGATGCGGTGCTTGATGGTATTCGTTTCGATCGCGCCGAATTACGCTTTTGTAAGATGAGAAAAGCTAGCGCTGTTGGTGCTTCCTTTATCCTGGCATCTTTGATGGGTGCTGATATGCACGGCATAAAAGCTTTTCGGACGTGCTGGGATGGTGCGATGCTCGATCGAGTACTCTTATTCGATGCTCATCTCGATGGTAGTAGTTTCCGCAATGCTAAACTTACCAACTGCAATTTGATCGATGCCAGCCTGATTGCCTGTGTGTTTGACTATGCGGAAGCGATCGACAATAAAATGACTGATGCTATAACCGCAGGGGCATCATTTGTAGGCGTGCGAGGCGCGATCGGCCTGTGA
- a CDS encoding SDR family oxidoreductase, with protein MFLITGATGGLGRRIVRLLREQEMPVRAFVRLMSRYAELEHRGAEIFIGDLQQEKDIKKACQGIQYMIGAHGSDGNAAALDYRANIELIDRAKDIGVKHFVFISVLGADRGYENAPTFKAKREVEKYLQASGLNYTILRPSGFSSNLLPLAEQFRQTGIYLLVGDPKNRTSIISTDDLARIAVNSVSTPAARNQILPVGGPDILKREDIPHIFGRIFNREPIVINPPLLLFDAVRGAFGLFNPNTGKSLGTLRTLLANEFFCTTHEIANVESIFNLKLESLESFLRRYLGV; from the coding sequence AGCAACAGGAGGATTAGGCCGTCGGATTGTGCGGCTATTGCGGGAACAGGAGATGCCAGTACGGGCGTTTGTCCGCCTCATGTCTCGCTATGCGGAACTGGAACACCGAGGAGCCGAAATTTTTATTGGCGATTTGCAACAAGAGAAAGATATCAAAAAAGCTTGCCAGGGCATTCAATATATGATCGGCGCTCACGGCTCAGATGGCAATGCAGCCGCACTCGATTATCGCGCCAACATTGAATTAATCGATCGAGCTAAAGATATCGGAGTCAAGCATTTTGTCTTCATCTCTGTGCTGGGAGCCGATCGCGGTTATGAAAACGCACCCACATTTAAGGCAAAGCGGGAAGTAGAAAAATACCTGCAAGCCAGCGGTCTCAATTACACTATTTTACGTCCTTCTGGATTTTCCTCCAATCTCCTACCTTTAGCGGAACAGTTTCGACAAACGGGGATTTATCTGCTTGTGGGTGACCCGAAAAACCGTACCTCTATTATCAGTACCGACGATTTAGCCCGAATTGCCGTCAATTCTGTCTCCACCCCAGCAGCGCGAAATCAAATTTTGCCAGTAGGAGGGCCAGATATTCTCAAACGGGAAGATATTCCCCACATTTTTGGTCGGATCTTTAATCGAGAACCGATCGTCATTAATCCGCCCCTATTATTGTTTGACGCAGTGCGCGGTGCATTCGGACTTTTCAATCCCAACACCGGGAAATCTTTGGGTACTTTGCGGACTTTACTGGCAAATGAATTTTTCTGCACAACTCATGAAATTGCCAATGTAGAATCGATTTTTAACTTGAAATTAGAAAGCCTCGAAAGTTTCTTGCGTCGCTATTTGGGAGTATGA